The Desulfosporosinus acidiphilus SJ4 genome has a window encoding:
- a CDS encoding chemotaxis protein CheD, giving the protein MSVIITVGMADFKTAKTPDLLMTAGLGSCIGICVHDPVLKLGGMAHIMLPTSSGSQGGNPMKYADTALELMIKQILDLGASPSRLKAKIAGGAQMFSFPGKTPILKIGDRNAEAVEQELKKYRIPLLVADVGGSFGRTIHFDVGTGELRIRTINHGEKVV; this is encoded by the coding sequence ATGAGCGTAATAATTACTGTCGGTATGGCGGATTTTAAAACGGCAAAAACTCCGGATCTTTTAATGACTGCCGGGTTGGGGTCATGTATCGGAATCTGTGTCCATGACCCCGTTTTGAAGTTAGGAGGGATGGCTCATATCATGCTGCCTACCTCTTCCGGAAGCCAAGGAGGGAATCCGATGAAATATGCAGATACTGCCCTGGAGTTAATGATAAAACAGATTTTAGATTTGGGAGCAAGTCCATCCCGCCTCAAGGCCAAAATAGCAGGCGGCGCTCAGATGTTTTCCTTTCCGGGAAAAACTCCGATTCTTAAAATTGGTGATCGCAATGCTGAGGCTGTCGAACAGGAATTAAAAAAATACAGAATCCCGCTTTTGGTCGCAGATGTAGGGGGCAGCTTTGGGCGTACTATTCATTTTGATGTGGGGACCGGGGAATTACGCATTCGAACAATTAATCATGGTGAAAAGGTGGTTTAG
- a CDS encoding chemotaxis protein CheC, with protein MEVTQCQLDALREIGNIGSGHAATALSTLLQRRIDMSVPEVWAVPFEQITAIVGQLDTPQAVIYVKVEGSAPGKAVFFFPVESAEIVVQALFGSSEERDLYSDEMAQSALKEVGNILVSSFLIALTEFSGVPLQSSVPALSVDMIGALLDAIFLEEGTLDDTVLFIDTQLSGIPKIEGQFIFLPDEGSLQKLLGAMGL; from the coding sequence ATGGAAGTAACACAGTGCCAACTGGATGCATTGCGTGAAATCGGGAATATTGGCTCTGGCCATGCGGCCACAGCTTTATCCACCCTCCTGCAGCGTCGAATTGATATGTCTGTGCCAGAGGTTTGGGCCGTCCCCTTTGAGCAGATTACTGCAATCGTGGGGCAATTGGACACACCTCAAGCCGTCATTTATGTCAAAGTCGAAGGGTCTGCTCCGGGGAAAGCCGTCTTCTTCTTCCCTGTTGAAAGCGCAGAAATAGTTGTTCAGGCACTTTTTGGCTCCAGTGAGGAACGGGATCTTTATAGTGATGAGATGGCACAATCAGCCTTGAAAGAGGTTGGCAACATCTTAGTGAGTTCTTTTCTTATTGCTTTAACGGAGTTTTCGGGGGTACCCCTGCAATCATCAGTCCCGGCGCTATCCGTAGATATGATTGGGGCCCTTTTAGATGCTATTTTTCTTGAGGAAGGAACTCTCGATGATACAGTCTTATTTATTGACACACAACTCTCCGGCATTCCTAAGATTGAAGGTCAATTTATCTTTTTGCCCGACGAAGGTTCGTTACAAAAATTATTAGGGGCTATGGGATTATGA
- a CDS encoding flagellar brake protein, whose protein sequence is MSYSEKLSHGLSIDLIVLDGEYCGKYRTRIEEVGQKIITVGAPYDKGEVVPLREGTKVVITFWDHLSAYEFEGEIMQRIAVPVPMLVLKFPDSITKVQRRNYVRVPAAFDLSFKVVKEDGLSDLLRGTMVDFSGGGVRFITDEPVENKALLYVQLGLPNGEIQTPARVCRTETMEKNQRYTVTAEFFDLSERERDQIIKCVFERQREMRKKGLI, encoded by the coding sequence TTGTCGTACAGTGAGAAACTCTCACATGGCCTGTCTATTGATCTTATCGTACTTGATGGAGAGTATTGCGGAAAATATCGGACGCGAATCGAGGAAGTTGGGCAAAAGATTATCACGGTGGGCGCACCTTATGATAAAGGTGAGGTTGTGCCTCTTCGGGAAGGAACTAAGGTCGTAATTACCTTTTGGGATCATTTATCAGCTTATGAGTTCGAGGGGGAGATTATGCAGCGTATTGCGGTTCCTGTGCCGATGCTAGTCTTGAAGTTCCCTGATTCGATTACCAAAGTTCAGCGTCGAAATTATGTTCGAGTACCCGCTGCCTTTGACCTTTCCTTTAAAGTTGTAAAGGAGGATGGCCTAAGTGATCTTTTAAGAGGAACGATGGTTGACTTTAGCGGCGGAGGGGTGCGTTTCATAACGGATGAACCTGTGGAGAATAAAGCCTTGCTCTATGTACAATTAGGTCTTCCTAACGGCGAAATTCAGACGCCTGCTCGTGTTTGCAGGACCGAAACGATGGAGAAAAATCAACGATATACTGTTACCGCAGAATTTTTTGACCTTTCAGAACGAGAGAGGGATCAAATTATAAAATGCGTTTTTGAAAGACAACGAGAGATGCGGAAGAAAGGGCTGATATAG
- a CDS encoding MinD/ParA family protein: MNDQASALRKLVSDEKSEQTKMRVLAVTSGKGGAGKTNFTVNFALALAQSGKRVIILDGDLGLANVDISFGLTARYTIEHLLTGEKTIEQILLTGPQGIMIIPGGAGVQDLANLERDKIANVLTNLGRLEKMADILLIDTGAGIGHTVTNFLRGADDIVLLTTPEPTALIDAYGVLKTLKKENIKVPIHVVANRVHSESEAQATYKKLETAVHKFLNEPLDLWGWVYDDPLMSRAVMQQVPLGIGSPDSSAYRCIQWIAGTITGVNDHPPRHVEGIKGFLSKLLRPF, from the coding sequence GTGAATGATCAAGCCAGCGCCCTGCGCAAGTTGGTCTCAGATGAAAAAAGTGAACAAACTAAGATGAGAGTTTTAGCTGTGACCAGTGGTAAAGGGGGAGCCGGGAAAACAAACTTCACAGTTAACTTTGCTTTAGCTCTGGCTCAATCTGGGAAACGCGTCATTATCCTTGACGGAGATTTGGGACTGGCGAATGTGGATATTTCTTTCGGTCTTACAGCTCGGTATACGATTGAACATTTATTAACCGGAGAAAAAACGATTGAGCAAATCCTCCTGACAGGTCCGCAGGGAATCATGATTATTCCAGGAGGAGCAGGGGTTCAGGATCTTGCTAACCTGGAAAGAGACAAGATTGCGAATGTTTTAACCAATCTCGGGCGGTTAGAAAAAATGGCCGATATTCTGCTGATTGATACGGGTGCAGGTATTGGGCATACCGTAACTAACTTTTTGCGGGGCGCTGACGATATTGTCCTCTTAACAACACCGGAGCCTACCGCTCTGATCGATGCCTATGGCGTGCTTAAAACCTTGAAAAAAGAGAACATAAAGGTACCCATTCATGTCGTTGCCAATAGGGTGCACTCGGAAAGCGAAGCTCAGGCAACCTACAAAAAACTGGAAACAGCAGTGCACAAGTTTTTAAACGAACCGCTTGATTTATGGGGCTGGGTTTATGATGATCCTTTGATGAGCCGCGCTGTTATGCAGCAGGTCCCCCTCGGTATAGGCTCACCTGATAGTTCGGCCTATCGTTGTATACAATGGATAGCCGGAACAATTACAGGAGTCAACGATCATCCTCCTCGTCACGTTGAAGGAATCAAGGGATTTCTAAGCAAATTGCTTCGACCGTTTTAA